Genomic window (Streptomyces liliiviolaceus):
TTGGCCGGCTTCTTCGGCGCGGCCGAACCGCTCTCCCCCGCCGACGGCGACGCCGTCCCGGACGCGGACCTGCCCGGCTTCGCCCCGGCGTGTTTTCCGTCACTCACCCCGTGCCGGCCCGGGGCGCCGCCGCTCACCGCGGACCCCCCGTCGGGTTCCTCGCCGCCCCGCTGCCCCGCCGAGTGGGAGGGCCTGACCCGGCTGCTCCCCTCGTCGTCGCCGACGCTCATGCAGCCCGCGGAGGCGGCGACTGCCAGGGCCGCGGCGGCCAGACGGACGGGTACGTACATGGCGCGCACGGGCAGCTACCTCCGGATGGGGTCCCCTCCTGTCCGGACGGAGCCGGGAGCGCGGGGATAGGTATGAGGAGTCCCCCTGCCCAACTCCCGCCGCCCGCAAGAGGACACGCCGCCGTATGCGTACCCGTGCGCACAGGACCGGATGTCAGCCGCGCCCGGCCGGACGACAGGCGCGTCCGATCGCCCGACGCCGGCCTGAGCACGTGTTCACCGGCTTCGCTCCTTCGGGCGGGGCCGGGCCCTTGCCTTCAGGGGCGCGGGGAACTGCGCGACACCAGCCACGACGCACCCGCATTCGCACCCGCACCCGTTACCCGACAGACGCACCGTGGCCGGGGCCGGACCTCAGCCGTAGCCGAGGGCGTGCAGGCGCGCGTCGTCGATGCCGAAGTGGTGGGCGATCTCGTGCACCACCGTCACCTCGGTCTCGGCCACCACCTCCTCGCGCGTCCCGCACATCCGCAGCGTGGGCCCCCGGTAGATCGTGATCCGGTCCGGCAGCACCCCGGCGTACCACTCACCGCGATCGGTCAGCGGCGTCCCCTCGTAGAGCCCGAGCAGCTCGGGATCGTCGGCGGGCGGTTCGTCCTCGACGAACACCGCCACGTTGTCCATCAACCGCGTCAGCTCCGGCGGGATCCGGTCCAGGGCCTCGGCGACCAGTTCCTCGAAGTCCTCGCGCGTCATCTCCAGCACAAGACCATTGTCCGGCACGGACGCCCGGACGCCAGGGCTGCCGCGTGCCGGAGCCGCGGAGGTCACCGGGACGGAAGCCGCATACCCGCCCCGCCCCTTGGGCATACGGGCCCAATGGCCCGCGTCCCCGCTGCCGCCGCTCTGCTCCGCGTACGGAAGGCTCCCCGCATCCTCGTACGGCACTACCGCTCACGCCGCTCCCAGCCCGCCATCGAACTCGTCCAGCAGCCGCACCCCTATACCCGTGCGCTCGGACTCGTCGCCGTCGTCCTGCTCGGCGCGTGGCTCGGTCTGCTGGTCGTCGGGAACGTCCGGGCGCAGGTCGGCCCCATGGACACCACGATGACCCTGCGCCCCTCTCTCACCGGCGGGACGAAGATCAACGTCTCCCCGCTCGGCGCCCTCGAACTGCGCAGCCACACCGCTCCCCTGCGGCTCGACGTGGACGTCGACCAGCTCGACCCGGTCCGCTCGCAGGCCCTCGTCGACCATCCGGAACGGCTCTCCGGCCTCCAGGACGAGGTCGCCGAGGACGTCGGCGCCGGCACGCTCGACCTGGCCGTACGGTCCTGTGTCGCCGTGGTCGCCGGCGCGACGGGGCTGGGTCTCGCGGTCTACCGCCGCCCGCGCCGGGCCCTCGCGGCGGGCGGCCTGGCGCTGACCCTGCTGGCGACCTGCGGGGCGACGGCCTTCGCCACCTGGAACCCCAAGTCGGTCCTTGAACCGAAGTTCTCGGGCCTGCTCTCCTCGGCACCCTCGGTCGTCGGCAACGCGCGCAGCATCGTCAGCGAGTTCGACGTCTACCAGAAGGAACTGGCCCGCCTGGTGACGAACGTGACGAAGCTGTACGACGTCACGTCCACGCTGCCCGCGTACGCGCCGGACCCCTCCACCATCCGGGTCCTGCACGTCTCCGACATCCACCTCAACCCGGCGAGCTGGAAGATCGTCGCGTCGCTCGTGGAGCAGTACAAGATCGATGTCATCGTCGACTCCGGCGACACGATGGACCACGGGACGG
Coding sequences:
- a CDS encoding metallopeptidase family protein; amino-acid sequence: MLEMTREDFEELVAEALDRIPPELTRLMDNVAVFVEDEPPADDPELLGLYEGTPLTDRGEWYAGVLPDRITIYRGPTLRMCGTREEVVAETEVTVVHEIAHHFGIDDARLHALGYG
- a CDS encoding metallophosphoesterase → MARVPAAAALLRVRKAPRILVRHYRSRRSQPAIELVQQPHPYTRALGLVAVVLLGAWLGLLVVGNVRAQVGPMDTTMTLRPSLTGGTKINVSPLGALELRSHTAPLRLDVDVDQLDPVRSQALVDHPERLSGLQDEVAEDVGAGTLDLAVRSCVAVVAGATGLGLAVYRRPRRALAAGGLALTLLATCGATAFATWNPKSVLEPKFSGLLSSAPSVVGNARSIVSEFDVYQKELARLVTNVTKLYDVTSTLPAYAPDPSTIRVLHVSDIHLNPASWKIVASLVEQYKIDVIVDSGDTMDHGTAAENGFLDPAADLGAPYVWVRGNHDGQATQDYLERMKNVHVLDDGRAVSVAGLRFAGIGDPQFTPDRSAGVGGAGQSEVLAGARLASSLRDQEAAGTPVDIAIAHNPTAARETDGDVPLVLAGHVHHQEMEVMKYGTRLRIEGSTGGGGLRALEGDDPAPIETSILYLDRDTRRLQAWDEIKLGGLGLTTAEVSRHLPKENQPGAPASRTPSTPTP